Proteins encoded within one genomic window of Jiangella mangrovi:
- a CDS encoding ABC transporter substrate-binding protein, with protein MIRPGLVGLFALVLTVAACGAPDPDGGENSSGDGDSPGPSAEISLLTASIPESLNPIAGFGNTGMGTVNEGLLTLEGGPTELPELVPNLAAADPEVSADARVWTVTLQDGVTFSDGSTLDAADVVATYEAVADPASASPIAGDLVNLESVEAVDDTTVRFTLKESQVSFRTALLIGIAPSESITAGQQVAESPLNQEPVGTGPYVIESFSTDRLVLVANDDYRDGAPELGRITYVLAADDNTRAQRMTAGEFDGSVLPPRLTETFENDEQFEIFHATSADWRGLSLPADNPVTSDPAVRMALNIGIDRQAIIDGVLVGTGRPAHTFIPPEYGEYHNADAVFPYDVEQAARLLDAAGWVMGADGIRVKDGRRAEFTLMYRPSDLVRRDLSAAFASEVLPLGFDVTIEGVDFDQAEPRAGQDAILLGGGDTPYDVDSQIYKALHSSYPAAGAFYDNPSQYADPEMDAALHTGRTSVDPAARVEAYQHVQELYVADPSMVLLVFLDHTYVQKASVGQEWDGLDTMLEPHEHGTAWGPWVNIADWTRRS; from the coding sequence TCACCGTCGCCGCCTGTGGCGCGCCCGACCCCGACGGCGGTGAGAACAGCAGCGGCGACGGCGACAGCCCCGGTCCGAGCGCCGAGATCTCGCTGCTCACCGCGTCGATCCCGGAGTCGCTCAACCCGATCGCCGGGTTCGGCAACACCGGCATGGGGACGGTCAACGAGGGCCTGCTGACCCTCGAGGGCGGCCCGACCGAGCTGCCCGAGCTGGTCCCGAACCTCGCCGCCGCCGACCCGGAGGTCTCCGCCGACGCCCGCGTCTGGACGGTCACCCTCCAGGACGGCGTCACCTTCTCCGACGGCTCGACGCTGGATGCCGCGGACGTCGTCGCCACGTACGAGGCGGTCGCCGACCCCGCCAGCGCCTCGCCCATCGCCGGCGACCTGGTGAACCTCGAGTCCGTCGAGGCCGTCGACGACACCACCGTCCGGTTCACCCTGAAGGAGTCGCAGGTCTCGTTCCGGACCGCGCTGCTCATCGGCATTGCGCCATCGGAGTCGATCACGGCCGGCCAGCAGGTCGCGGAGTCGCCGCTGAACCAGGAGCCCGTCGGCACCGGGCCCTACGTGATCGAATCGTTCAGCACCGACCGCCTCGTCCTGGTCGCCAACGACGACTACCGCGACGGCGCACCGGAGCTGGGCCGCATCACCTATGTCCTCGCCGCCGACGACAACACCCGCGCCCAGCGGATGACCGCCGGCGAGTTCGACGGCTCCGTCCTCCCGCCGCGGCTCACCGAGACGTTCGAGAACGACGAGCAGTTCGAGATCTTCCACGCGACGTCGGCCGACTGGCGCGGCCTGTCGCTGCCCGCCGACAACCCCGTCACGTCCGACCCGGCCGTGCGGATGGCGCTCAACATCGGCATCGACCGGCAGGCGATCATCGACGGCGTCCTCGTCGGCACCGGCCGCCCGGCGCACACGTTCATCCCGCCGGAGTACGGCGAGTACCACAACGCCGACGCCGTCTTCCCTTACGACGTCGAGCAGGCGGCGCGGCTCCTCGACGCGGCCGGCTGGGTCATGGGCGCCGACGGCATCCGGGTCAAGGACGGCCGGCGGGCGGAGTTCACGCTGATGTACCGGCCCAGCGACCTGGTCCGCCGCGACCTCTCCGCCGCGTTCGCCTCCGAGGTGCTGCCGCTCGGGTTCGACGTCACCATCGAAGGCGTCGACTTCGACCAGGCCGAGCCGCGGGCCGGCCAGGACGCGATCCTGCTCGGCGGCGGCGACACCCCGTACGACGTCGACTCGCAGATCTACAAGGCGCTGCACTCGTCCTACCCGGCGGCCGGAGCGTTCTACGACAATCCGAGCCAGTACGCGGACCCCGAGATGGACGCCGCCCTGCACACCGGGCGCACCTCCGTCGACCCGGCCGCGCGGGTCGAGGCCTACCAGCACGTCCAGGAGCTCTACGTCGCCGACCCGTCCATGGTGCTGCTGGTCTTCCTCGACCACACCTACGTCCAGAAGGCGTCCGTCGGCCAGGAGTGGGACGGCCTCGACACCATGCTGGAGCCGCACGAGCACGGCACCGCCTGGGGCCCGTGGGTGAACATCGCCGACTGGACCCGCAGGTCCTGA
- a CDS encoding ABC transporter permease — translation MAVTTPATEAPAPPHHRWRAAGRLVRTRLLIALPVTAVVSMVTFWLASISPFNPLVAYLGARYERTSVAEREALADELGLNDSWIAIWGRWARDVVLHWDWGQSRSMARPVSEVLADRLPYTLMLAGTGLLLAVVLSLVLGVRAARYPGSLTDRVATGLGYALQGIPPFVVALVVIGVFSLGLGMPVGGASEGGADPTWGSIARHIVLPASVLALSQLPWLMLNVRSSVLAALTEDHVTAARGRGLKDRTVVWRHALPGALLPFVTVIGARLPELVTGALLVETVFSWPGLASATVDAAVSGDFPLLAAVTTLTCLAVLIGSMLADALYLFVDPRVEDA, via the coding sequence ATGGCCGTCACCACCCCCGCAACCGAAGCCCCCGCGCCACCGCACCACCGGTGGCGCGCGGCCGGGCGGCTGGTCCGCACCCGGCTGCTGATCGCGCTGCCCGTCACAGCCGTCGTCTCGATGGTGACGTTCTGGCTGGCCTCGATCTCGCCGTTCAACCCGCTGGTCGCCTACCTCGGCGCCCGGTACGAGCGGACCAGCGTCGCCGAGCGAGAGGCCCTGGCCGACGAGCTGGGGCTGAACGACTCGTGGATCGCGATCTGGGGGCGGTGGGCGCGCGACGTCGTCCTGCACTGGGACTGGGGACAGTCGCGGTCGATGGCCCGGCCGGTCTCCGAGGTGCTGGCCGACCGGCTGCCGTACACGCTGATGCTGGCCGGCACCGGGCTGCTGCTCGCCGTCGTGCTGTCGCTGGTCCTGGGCGTCCGCGCGGCCCGCTACCCCGGCTCGCTCACCGACCGCGTTGCGACGGGGCTCGGCTACGCCCTGCAGGGCATCCCGCCGTTCGTCGTCGCGCTGGTGGTCATCGGCGTGTTCTCGCTCGGCCTGGGGATGCCGGTCGGCGGGGCGTCGGAGGGCGGCGCCGACCCGACCTGGGGCTCGATCGCCCGGCACATCGTGCTCCCCGCGTCCGTGCTCGCGCTGTCGCAGCTGCCCTGGCTGATGCTCAACGTCCGCTCGTCGGTGCTGGCCGCGTTGACGGAGGACCACGTGACGGCCGCGCGCGGCCGTGGCCTGAAGGACCGGACGGTGGTGTGGCGGCACGCGCTGCCCGGCGCGCTGCTGCCGTTCGTGACGGTCATCGGCGCCCGGCTGCCGGAACTGGTCACGGGCGCGCTGCTGGTCGAGACGGTGTTCTCGTGGCCGGGCCTGGCGTCCGCCACCGTCGACGCCGCCGTCAGCGGCGACTTCCCGCTGCTGGCCGCCGTCACCACCCTGACCTGCCTGGCCGTGCTGATCGGCTCGATGCTCGCCGACGCGCTCTACCTCTTCGTGGATCCGAGGGTCGAGGATGCCTGA
- a CDS encoding ABC transporter permease yields MPEPTLVDAPPRDPATAGERAWRTVPRWPAGRWQRTRRPAGRRTVVVSVAVLVAVALYATVVPLFSDVDPRVVDLDGYLRPPSGEHLLGTDLLGRDLFVRCAQALRVSLLLAALAAVVSTVVGVLVGTVAAAAGGRVDKVVMRLVDATNALPHLLLGVVIASLWRGQWWAIVVSIGLTHWTQVARIVRSEILSVRTREHVAVSIVSGASRVQVWSTHLLPAVVPQALIAVVLLLPHAVWHESALSFLGVGLPPNDPSLGTLLEDARSAILAGGWWLLVFPAGLLTATCLAIAGIGGRLRDAAMPKRAVEAQVTR; encoded by the coding sequence ATGCCTGAACCCACCCTGGTCGACGCGCCGCCGCGTGACCCCGCAACGGCGGGCGAGCGCGCCTGGCGGACCGTCCCCCGCTGGCCGGCCGGACGGTGGCAGCGCACCCGCCGCCCGGCGGGCCGGCGCACCGTCGTCGTGTCCGTCGCCGTGCTCGTCGCGGTCGCGCTCTATGCCACCGTCGTGCCGCTGTTCTCCGACGTCGACCCGCGCGTCGTGGACCTCGACGGCTACCTGCGCCCGCCGTCGGGCGAGCACCTCCTGGGCACCGACCTGCTCGGCCGCGACCTGTTCGTCCGGTGCGCCCAGGCGCTGCGGGTGTCGCTGCTGCTCGCCGCACTGGCGGCGGTGGTCTCCACCGTCGTCGGCGTGCTGGTGGGGACGGTGGCAGCCGCGGCCGGTGGGCGCGTCGACAAGGTCGTCATGCGGCTCGTCGACGCCACCAACGCGCTGCCGCACCTGCTGCTCGGCGTGGTCATCGCCTCGCTGTGGCGGGGTCAGTGGTGGGCGATCGTCGTCTCGATCGGGCTGACGCACTGGACCCAAGTGGCCCGCATCGTCCGCTCCGAGATCCTGTCCGTGCGCACCCGAGAACACGTCGCCGTGTCGATCGTGTCCGGTGCCTCACGGGTGCAGGTCTGGTCGACGCACCTGCTGCCGGCGGTCGTGCCGCAGGCGCTGATCGCCGTCGTGCTGCTACTGCCGCACGCCGTCTGGCACGAGAGCGCGCTCTCGTTCCTCGGCGTTGGCCTGCCGCCCAACGACCCGTCGCTCGGCACGCTGCTCGAGGACGCCCGCTCGGCGATCCTGGCCGGCGGCTGGTGGCTGCTGGTCTTCCCGGCCGGCCTGCTCACCGCGACCTGCCTGGCCATCGCCGGCATCGGCGGCCGGCTGCGCGACGCCGCCATGCCCAAGCGGGCCGTCGAGGCGCAGGTGACGCGATGA
- a CDS encoding ABC transporter ATP-binding protein: protein MTGLLLDDVSIRIPLPGTPRRWVHAADGVNLRVAPGEVTAIVGESGCGKSVLAQAIAGLLPAGTRTSGSIRLGSLDLLALSDATFQPLRGKRVGLIPQSAATHLTPVRTVGSTMAETLRLHGVRTGVDEVLADVGLPPGTAHRYPHELSGGMAQRVLVALTLALHPDVLVADEPTSALDPETTDLVLARLAEEARNGSAVVLITHDLVAARTVADTVGVMYAGRLLEVGPAATVLHEPRHDYAATLLAALPENGLRPAPGTPSSLVDPEPGVCAWHTRVGLACAPGPVATAADLVACVPAGRS, encoded by the coding sequence ATGACCGGCCTGCTGCTCGACGACGTGTCGATCCGGATCCCGCTACCGGGCACGCCGCGGCGCTGGGTCCATGCCGCCGACGGCGTGAACCTGCGGGTGGCGCCGGGCGAGGTGACGGCGATCGTGGGCGAGTCCGGCTGCGGCAAGTCGGTGCTGGCCCAGGCGATCGCCGGGCTGCTGCCGGCCGGCACCCGGACGTCGGGGTCCATCCGGCTCGGCTCGCTGGACCTGCTCGCGTTGTCCGACGCGACGTTTCAACCGCTGCGCGGGAAGCGGGTCGGGCTGATCCCGCAGTCGGCCGCGACGCACCTCACGCCGGTGCGCACCGTCGGGTCGACCATGGCTGAAACGTTGCGACTCCATGGCGTCCGCACGGGCGTCGACGAGGTGCTCGCCGACGTCGGGCTGCCGCCCGGCACGGCGCACCGGTACCCGCACGAGCTCTCCGGCGGCATGGCCCAGCGGGTGCTCGTCGCCCTGACGCTGGCGCTGCACCCGGACGTGCTGGTGGCCGACGAGCCGACATCGGCGCTGGACCCGGAGACGACGGACCTGGTGCTGGCCCGGCTGGCCGAGGAGGCCCGCAACGGCAGCGCCGTCGTCCTCATCACGCACGACCTCGTGGCCGCCCGGACGGTCGCCGACACCGTCGGCGTCATGTACGCGGGCCGGCTGCTCGAGGTCGGCCCGGCCGCGACCGTCCTGCACGAGCCGCGCCACGACTACGCGGCGACGCTGCTGGCGGCGCTGCCCGAGAACGGGCTGCGGCCCGCGCCGGGGACGCCGTCGTCGCTGGTCGATCCGGAGCCCGGGGTGTGCGCCTGGCACACGCGGGTCGGGCTGGCCTGCGCTCCTGGACCGGTCGCGACCGCCGCCGACCTGGTCGCCTGTGTTCCCGCGGGGAGGTCCTGA
- a CDS encoding ABC transporter ATP-binding protein has translation MLSLRNVSASYPGAGRPVLDGVTLDVPGGVAVGLLSPSGSGKTTLLRVAALLLAPSSGTVVIDGTELRGTRFAVPAAVRRSIGYVVQSPRSSANPRLTLRRIIAEPLSFAAGLRTPKAEAHAEQIAELADLVQLSPDLLDRLPHQVSDGQLQRACLARALAGSPRVLLCDEPTAMLDAPTTAVVMRVIARHVETGAAALIASHDRALLEATCPVRHTLGELSGAAA, from the coding sequence ATGCTGAGCCTTCGGAACGTTTCAGCGAGCTACCCCGGCGCCGGCCGGCCGGTGCTGGACGGGGTCACGCTCGACGTGCCGGGCGGTGTCGCCGTCGGACTGCTGTCGCCGTCGGGCTCGGGGAAGACGACGTTGCTGCGCGTCGCGGCGCTGCTGCTGGCGCCGTCGTCGGGAACGGTCGTGATTGACGGGACGGAGCTGCGCGGCACCCGGTTCGCGGTGCCGGCGGCGGTGCGCCGGTCCATCGGGTACGTCGTGCAGTCGCCGAGATCGTCGGCGAACCCGCGGCTGACGCTGCGCCGGATCATCGCCGAGCCGCTCTCGTTCGCCGCCGGGCTGCGCACGCCGAAGGCCGAGGCGCACGCCGAGCAGATCGCCGAGCTCGCCGACCTCGTGCAGCTCTCCCCCGACCTGCTCGACCGGCTGCCGCACCAGGTGTCCGACGGGCAGCTGCAGCGCGCCTGCCTGGCCCGCGCGCTGGCGGGGTCGCCGCGGGTGCTGCTCTGCGACGAACCGACGGCGATGCTGGACGCCCCGACGACCGCGGTGGTGATGCGGGTGATCGCCCGGCACGTCGAGACCGGCGCGGCCGCGCTCATCGCGTCGCACGACCGCGCGCTGCTCGAGGCCACCTGTCCGGTCCGGCACACGCTGGGTGAGCTCAGCGGGGCCGCGGCCTGA
- a CDS encoding ferric reductase-like transmembrane domain-containing protein has protein sequence MSSSWFDGAAFRQDLRAAWLDASAALVVTLLLFAWLYQRVDAGTSATVDVMPFLLGGADTYWMYWLCQAFGWSGLLWAWITVMLGMIRSSSPPSWLPVSPARLEKWHRTTSLTTVVLMFMHAFWFFAEEVRGNAEGLGVAGRTWSAFVNTFVPGAYGSGTGLIAILIGLLALYLAVPLGLAFYARRALGPRVWRTLHASIIVVYVLSVWHTLLYGTNVWYDGWFRTTVWLLQLPVAALLLIRLLAPAHRPHRGRLDLAGRWTARAAVAATVVTLLVVAASGRDGGRTRGVDGAPLNTTQAMVWTGFVVFALVVAVAVVRAHRAAVGRAGVGRTPPREGGSPPYGQAPTPSDRDRDTVGDLGSDRDRERSDQPEPTSSA, from the coding sequence ATGAGCAGCTCGTGGTTCGACGGGGCGGCGTTCCGGCAGGACCTGCGGGCCGCCTGGCTCGACGCGAGCGCCGCGCTGGTCGTCACGCTGCTGCTGTTCGCCTGGCTGTACCAGCGCGTCGACGCCGGCACGTCGGCGACGGTGGACGTCATGCCGTTCCTGCTGGGCGGCGCCGACACCTACTGGATGTACTGGCTGTGCCAGGCGTTCGGCTGGTCCGGGCTGCTGTGGGCGTGGATCACCGTGATGCTCGGGATGATCCGGTCGAGCAGCCCGCCGTCCTGGCTGCCGGTGTCGCCCGCACGGCTGGAGAAGTGGCACCGCACGACCAGCCTCACCACCGTCGTGCTGATGTTCATGCACGCGTTCTGGTTCTTCGCCGAGGAGGTCCGCGGCAACGCCGAGGGGCTGGGGGTGGCGGGCCGCACGTGGTCGGCGTTCGTGAACACCTTCGTCCCGGGCGCGTACGGCAGCGGCACCGGGCTGATCGCGATCCTCATCGGGCTGCTGGCGCTGTACCTGGCGGTCCCGCTCGGGCTGGCCTTCTACGCGCGCCGCGCCCTCGGGCCGCGGGTGTGGCGCACGCTGCACGCGTCGATCATCGTCGTCTACGTGCTGAGCGTCTGGCACACCCTGCTCTACGGCACCAACGTCTGGTACGACGGCTGGTTCCGCACGACGGTCTGGCTGCTGCAGCTGCCGGTCGCGGCGCTGCTCCTGATCCGGCTGCTGGCGCCGGCGCACCGCCCGCACCGCGGCCGCCTCGACCTGGCCGGACGGTGGACGGCGCGGGCCGCCGTCGCCGCGACCGTGGTGACGCTGCTGGTGGTGGCCGCGTCGGGCCGCGACGGCGGGCGCACCCGCGGCGTCGACGGCGCTCCGCTCAACACGACGCAGGCGATGGTGTGGACCGGGTTCGTCGTGTTCGCGCTGGTCGTGGCTGTCGCCGTGGTGCGTGCACACCGGGCCGCCGTCGGCCGCGCCGGCGTTGGCCGTACCCCGCCCCGTGAGGGAGGGTCCCCACCCTACGGGCAGGCACCGACACCCTCCGATCGCGACCGCGACACCGTCGGCGACCTCGGCTCCGATCGCGACCGCGAGCGGAGTGATCAGCCCGAGCCGACGTCGTCGGCGTAG
- a CDS encoding SIP domain-containing protein, with translation MRGDGARPAPRVRGVRLSYSELRVAGCELVTPRMRRIVFDGDGLAAFTPVAPDQQVKLFFARDGGAPEVPDPPAALDDVAGWYQRYLALPDDRRPWMRTYPIRRHLPDERRVVVDFVLHGDGDGGHGGHDGPATAWAAGARPGDVIGLYGPSVSHVRTPGAHDWKLFVGDETALPAISAWLESLGPDDHAVVVAEVAGASEEQALDSAASVSVTWLHRDGVPAGRSGLLLGAVRAMSWPGGDVFAWVAGEASVVREIRRHLVGERGLDRTAVTFAGYWRTHLAQDAAPTAEELADYADDVGSG, from the coding sequence GTGCGGGGTGACGGCGCGCGCCCGGCGCCGCGGGTGCGCGGCGTCCGGCTGAGCTACAGCGAGCTGCGGGTGGCCGGCTGCGAGCTGGTGACGCCGCGGATGCGCCGCATCGTGTTCGACGGCGACGGCCTGGCCGCGTTCACGCCGGTGGCGCCGGACCAGCAGGTCAAGCTGTTCTTCGCTCGCGACGGCGGCGCGCCCGAGGTGCCCGATCCGCCGGCCGCGCTCGACGACGTCGCCGGCTGGTACCAGCGCTACCTCGCCTTGCCCGACGACCGGCGGCCGTGGATGCGCACCTACCCGATCCGCCGGCACCTGCCGGACGAGCGGCGCGTGGTCGTCGACTTCGTGCTGCACGGCGACGGTGACGGCGGGCATGGCGGGCACGACGGACCGGCGACGGCGTGGGCGGCCGGCGCCCGGCCGGGTGACGTCATCGGGCTGTACGGACCGTCGGTGAGCCACGTCCGCACGCCCGGCGCGCACGACTGGAAGCTCTTCGTCGGCGACGAGACGGCGCTGCCCGCGATCAGCGCCTGGCTGGAGTCGCTCGGGCCGGACGATCACGCCGTCGTCGTCGCCGAGGTCGCCGGCGCGTCGGAGGAGCAGGCGCTGGACTCCGCGGCGTCGGTCTCGGTCACGTGGCTGCACCGCGACGGCGTCCCGGCCGGCCGGTCCGGGCTGCTGCTCGGCGCCGTCCGCGCGATGTCATGGCCCGGCGGCGACGTGTTCGCCTGGGTGGCCGGCGAGGCGTCCGTCGTGCGCGAGATCCGCCGGCACCTGGTCGGGGAGCGCGGCCTGGACCGGACGGCGGTGACGTTCGCGGGCTACTGGCGCACGCACCTCGCCCAGGACGCCGCGCCGACGGCCGAGGAGCTGGCCGACTACGCCGACGACGTCGGCTCGGGCTGA
- a CDS encoding ABC transporter substrate-binding protein, with protein MRLTARSSRFVTVALALALAAGLTACGGDDSAPASGSEIAGETGDGAQAITVDHMFGSTEVTGVPQRVVTIDLQWTDVMLAMGVEPVGYSVDSFMPETGVPWQDLPADAVGLPLDDGPPIEQIAELQPDLIVGSYSIADEGVYDQLSGIAPTIAGLDAQQVTPWQDLLRTAGEILGEPDRAEEIIADVDGEVDAVAADLPGLEGKTFTLAQYIVGDSIYAVADEQDGSSVFFQQLGMTMYGPVKDEGESSGDTRIIVSTERSDLLQADLLAFLVNGGDESDLADIPGFDQLPGTVAVLDYPTIVGLNTPSPLSLPYSLEQLRPYLEEASGGPGAG; from the coding sequence ATGAGACTGACCGCGCGTTCGTCCCGGTTCGTCACCGTCGCGCTGGCCCTGGCGCTGGCCGCCGGTCTGACCGCCTGTGGCGGCGACGACTCCGCGCCCGCGTCCGGAAGCGAGATTGCAGGCGAGACCGGCGACGGCGCCCAGGCGATCACCGTCGACCACATGTTCGGCAGCACCGAGGTCACCGGCGTCCCACAGCGGGTCGTCACCATCGACCTGCAGTGGACCGACGTCATGCTGGCCATGGGCGTCGAGCCGGTCGGGTACTCCGTCGACTCGTTCATGCCCGAGACCGGGGTGCCGTGGCAGGACCTGCCGGCCGACGCTGTCGGCCTGCCGCTCGACGACGGCCCGCCCATCGAGCAGATCGCCGAGCTGCAGCCCGACCTCATCGTCGGCAGCTACTCGATCGCCGACGAGGGCGTGTACGACCAGCTCTCCGGTATCGCGCCGACCATCGCGGGGCTCGACGCGCAGCAGGTGACGCCGTGGCAGGACCTGCTCCGGACGGCGGGGGAGATCCTCGGCGAGCCGGACCGCGCCGAGGAGATCATCGCCGACGTCGACGGCGAGGTCGACGCCGTCGCCGCGGACCTGCCGGGCCTCGAGGGCAAGACGTTCACGCTGGCGCAGTACATCGTCGGCGACTCGATCTACGCCGTCGCCGACGAGCAGGACGGCTCGAGCGTGTTCTTCCAGCAGCTCGGCATGACGATGTACGGGCCGGTCAAGGACGAGGGCGAGTCGTCCGGCGACACCCGGATCATCGTCAGCACCGAGCGGTCGGACCTGCTGCAGGCCGACCTGCTGGCGTTCCTCGTCAACGGCGGCGACGAGAGCGACCTCGCCGACATCCCCGGCTTCGACCAGCTGCCCGGCACGGTCGCGGTGCTCGACTACCCGACGATCGTCGGGCTGAACACGCCGTCGCCGCTGTCGCTGCCGTACTCGCTCGAGCAGCTGCGGCCGTACCTCGAGGAGGCGTCCGGCGGTCCCGGTGCGGGGTGA
- a CDS encoding helix-turn-helix transcriptional regulator, translating into MIDRAGLAEFLRRRREVLQPEDVGMPRGRRRRTAGLRREEVAVLCHMSTDYYSRLERERGPQPSEQMIASIAQGLHLSLDERDHLFRLAGHNPPARGAVSEHISPGLLRILDRLDDTPAEIITELGETLRQSPLGIALTGDSTRFTGPARSLGYRWFTDPGARAAYPEEDRRHLSRVYASGLREIVTLRGPASRAAQLAELLLPRSEEFRTLWDGHEVGIRPGEFKRFLHPEVGLLELHCQTLLDPDQSHRLLVYTAAPGSESHDRLRLLSVIGPVASRVP; encoded by the coding sequence GTGATCGATCGGGCCGGGCTGGCCGAGTTCCTCCGGCGCCGCCGCGAGGTCCTCCAACCCGAGGACGTCGGCATGCCGCGCGGGCGGCGCCGCCGGACCGCGGGGCTGCGGCGCGAGGAGGTGGCCGTCCTCTGCCACATGTCGACCGACTACTACTCGCGGCTCGAGCGCGAGCGCGGCCCGCAGCCGTCGGAGCAGATGATCGCCTCGATCGCGCAGGGCCTGCACCTCTCCCTCGACGAGCGCGACCACCTGTTCCGCCTCGCCGGCCACAATCCGCCGGCCCGGGGCGCCGTCAGCGAGCACATCAGCCCCGGCCTGCTGCGCATCCTCGACCGCCTCGACGACACGCCCGCCGAGATCATCACCGAGCTCGGCGAGACGCTGCGCCAGAGCCCGCTCGGCATCGCCCTCACCGGCGACTCGACCCGGTTCACCGGCCCGGCCCGCAGCCTCGGCTACCGCTGGTTCACCGACCCCGGCGCCCGGGCGGCCTACCCCGAGGAGGACCGCCGGCACCTCTCCCGGGTCTACGCCTCCGGCCTGCGCGAGATCGTCACCCTCCGCGGCCCGGCGTCGCGCGCGGCCCAGCTCGCCGAGCTGCTGCTGCCGCGGAGCGAGGAGTTCCGCACTCTGTGGGACGGGCACGAGGTCGGCATCCGCCCCGGCGAGTTCAAGCGCTTCCTCCACCCCGAGGTGGGCCTGCTGGAACTGCACTGCCAGACGCTGCTCGACCCCGACCAGTCGCACCGCCTGCTCGTCTACACGGCCGCGCCGGGCAGCGAGAGCCACGACCGCCTGCGGCTGCTCTCCGTCATCGGCCCGGTCGCCTCTCGAGTTCCGTGA
- a CDS encoding SDR family oxidoreductase, whose product MRRRHPDITVPDLTGTRAVVTGASDGIGLELATRLAAAGAEVVLPVRNPRKGAAAIAAIRERHPRADVSLRDLDLSSLASVAALGETLRAEGRPIHVLVNNAGVMTPPTRQSTADGFELQFGTNHLGHFALAGHLLSLLRAGRARVTSQISIAANRNAINWDDLDWERSYHPARAYSQSKIAFGYFGLELDRRSRARGWGITSNLSHPGVAPTNLLAARPELGRDQDTRDVRLIRWLSRHGILLGTPETALLPALHAATSPDAEGGRFYGPSGLGHLSGPPAEQRLYSRLRDTETAARVWQISEDLTKVTFD is encoded by the coding sequence ATGCGACGCCGTCACCCCGACATCACCGTCCCCGACCTCACCGGCACCCGCGCCGTCGTCACCGGAGCCAGCGACGGCATCGGGCTGGAGCTCGCGACGCGGCTCGCCGCGGCCGGCGCCGAGGTCGTCCTGCCCGTCCGCAACCCGCGGAAGGGCGCGGCGGCGATCGCGGCGATCCGCGAGCGGCACCCGCGGGCGGACGTCTCGCTCCGCGACCTGGACCTGTCGTCGCTGGCGTCCGTGGCCGCGCTGGGCGAGACCCTGCGCGCCGAGGGCCGCCCGATCCACGTCCTCGTCAACAACGCCGGCGTCATGACCCCGCCCACCCGCCAGTCCACGGCCGACGGGTTCGAGCTGCAGTTCGGCACCAACCATCTGGGCCACTTCGCCCTCGCCGGCCACCTGCTGTCGCTGCTGCGCGCCGGCCGTGCCCGGGTGACGTCGCAGATCAGCATCGCGGCGAACCGCAACGCCATCAACTGGGACGACCTCGACTGGGAGCGCTCGTACCACCCGGCGCGCGCCTACAGCCAGTCCAAGATCGCCTTCGGGTACTTCGGCCTCGAGCTCGACCGGCGCAGCCGGGCCCGCGGATGGGGCATCACCAGCAACCTCTCCCACCCGGGCGTCGCCCCGACGAACCTGCTCGCCGCCCGCCCCGAGCTCGGCCGCGACCAGGACACCCGGGACGTGCGGCTCATCCGCTGGCTGTCCCGGCACGGCATCCTGCTCGGCACCCCCGAGACGGCGCTGCTGCCCGCGCTGCACGCCGCGACCTCACCGGACGCCGAGGGCGGGCGCTTCTACGGACCCAGCGGGCTCGGTCACCTCAGCGGACCGCCCGCGGAGCAGCGCCTCTACAGCCGACTGCGCGACACCGAGACCGCGGCCCGCGTCTGGCAGATCTCGGAGGACCTGACGAAGGTGACCTTCGACTAG
- a CDS encoding TetR/AcrR family transcriptional regulator: protein MAEAGARPWARSDEKHLAIVRAAREVFLSNGYLGTNMDLIASRSGVSKQTVYTHFGNKEALFLEIVGSMTGDAGDLVHHDRPELGADEDLEAFLVAFAQRQLLVVMTPDLLQLRRLVIGEVGRFPELARVLYERGPQRAMDEIRAMFERLRDAGRLAVDDPAAAAEWFNWLVMAAPLNRAMMLGDDAVPPEDDLRRHVEEAVRIFLAAFPPPH, encoded by the coding sequence ATGGCGGAGGCGGGCGCCCGGCCTTGGGCGCGGTCCGACGAGAAGCACCTGGCGATCGTCCGCGCGGCCCGCGAGGTGTTCCTGAGCAACGGGTACCTCGGCACGAACATGGACCTCATCGCGTCCCGGTCCGGGGTGTCGAAGCAGACGGTCTACACGCACTTCGGCAACAAGGAGGCGCTGTTCCTCGAGATCGTCGGCTCCATGACGGGCGACGCCGGCGACCTCGTCCACCACGACCGCCCCGAGCTCGGCGCCGACGAGGACCTCGAGGCGTTCCTGGTCGCGTTCGCCCAGCGCCAGCTGCTCGTCGTCATGACACCCGACCTGCTGCAGCTGCGCCGGCTCGTCATCGGCGAGGTCGGCCGGTTCCCCGAGCTGGCCAGGGTGCTCTACGAGCGCGGCCCGCAGCGGGCCATGGACGAGATCCGGGCGATGTTCGAGCGACTCCGCGACGCCGGCCGCCTGGCCGTCGACGACCCCGCGGCGGCGGCCGAGTGGTTCAACTGGCTGGTCATGGCGGCGCCGCTGAACCGCGCCATGATGCTCGGCGACGACGCCGTCCCACCCGAGGACGACCTGCGCCGCCACGTCGAGGAGGCGGTCCGGATCTTCCTCGCCGCCTTCCCTCCGCCGCACTAG